The proteins below are encoded in one region of Drosophila santomea strain STO CAGO 1482 chromosome 3R, Prin_Dsan_1.1, whole genome shotgun sequence:
- the LOC120451671 gene encoding uncharacterized protein LOC120451671, with amino-acid sequence MDPVQRERELIKMELPRTRVLLSTSRADYPDHTGKAVYNPPIKISQEDPSLISGHYCANLKVSGIENITKTWPQAMSWREDYAQFIKRNKWCNEKIYKLLFMYPPVNFRILKDFVRDLRRSVYMNDYSRNDFVSFVSRRRHRNKKGYSLKDEDYRTTYGCYYNSLQETEPFRSAFYPERVLKDTTLERIASDLRKLFRKFNLTTYFDTICVPALMKATNSVMPSTPIDRYQFRKY; translated from the coding sequence TGCTCTTAAGCACTAGTAGAGCGGACTATCCAGACCATACTGGAAAAGCTGTTTACAATCCTCCGATCAAGATAAGTCAAGAGGATCCCTCTCTAATAAGTGGTCACTACTGCGCAAATCTAAAGGTGTCCGGTATAGAAAATATAACAAAGACATGGCCCCAAGCAATGAGCTGGCGGGAGGACTACGCACAGTTCATCAAGCGCAACAAGTGGTGTAACGAAAAGATCTACAAGCTATTATTTATGTATCCGCCAGTGAATTTCCGAATTCTAAAGGACTTTGTGAGGGACCTTCGTCGATCGGTGTACATGAACGATTATTCTCGTAACGATTTCGTTTCCTTTGTAAGTCGACGACGGCATAGGAACAAAAAAGGCTACTCTCTCAAGGATGAGGACTATCGGACCACATATGGGTGCTATTATAATAGCTTGCAAGAAACGGAACCGTTTAGGAGCGCCTTCTACCCAGAACGTGTGCTAAAGGACACGACTCTGGAGAGAATCGCCAGTGATTTAAGAAAGCTATTCAGGAAGTTCAATTTGACCACCTATTTTGATACTATATGCGTTCCGGCATTGATGAAAGCTACAAATTCTGTAATGCCCTCCACACCCATCGACCGGTATCAATTTCGCAAATATTAA